The Drosophila sulfurigaster albostrigata strain 15112-1811.04 chromosome 3, ASM2355843v2, whole genome shotgun sequence genomic sequence TCATCGAAATCTCGTGGTGATATTAATACCGACAGTGATGGAGATCGCAAGGCAACAGAAAGTGAGCTTCGAACTTCAGCAGCTGCAACGACATCTGAATCCTCGCCAGGCACAGACTCAACGTCGCCGGAGAGTAAGCTGCGCAAGTTAGAAAAGGAGTGCATACCCACAGGTGCATTTTATTCCAATGTCAAGTCCCGGGCAGCTTTACGCATTGCACAGGGCAAAGCTACAAGTTCGCGTCTACAGGGAACTGGCAACGGGAGGTCGGCTAGTCGACGATCAAAGAATATTTCGCCCAACTCGCGCAAAACGCCAGGCATTAACAAGGGTGTGATGCACAAAATCAAGAAGCGCCCCCGCCCAGTGCCAACTGTTTTGGATGACATTCTGGGCAATCTGCGCAACGAGAAATTGCGAGAACTGATCACCACCAAACGAGAGGAGCGAGCACGCGTAGAGCACGTACACGAGATTCTGCGTAGTGCCAAGGATCCCATTAAAATGGCCAAACCGTTGAGCGCCATCAGCGAAGGGGACgctaacaataataataacaatctGTCTGCATTGGATTTCTCCGATTTTACGGATGATGAAGAACTAAATGAAGCAAGTTCATCAATAGAGACGGAACCCGTCATTCCACTTATACGGCCTGTTGATATACCTCCACCACTGACCACATCGCCCAAGTCATCTGAGGTTGCGAGCTTGAGCAAACGTAAGTTCTTCAAGTCGGGAAGGCGCAGCAGTACTTGCATGGAGGTGCGCATCACCGACCACATACGCGCTAGCGTTAATCAGGGCAAGATCATGTTAGTGGAAGCGCCGCCGGTGAAAAAGCAACGTCGCGTCCATGTGCGTTCGGCAACAATCTTTTCCGCGGAGCAGGCTACCGTGGATGCCATACTGCGTAATCTTGATGATACTGTAGTAGATGAGATTGTGGAGTCAAGCCCAGCGGTAGCTGCAGTTACATTTGTGCCAGAAGAGCCAGAGCTTCTGATTGAGGAAACAATACCAATACAGGATCCAGCAAACGATCCATATTTCAAGTATCGCTCGCAATTACCTTACAATACTTCGGATGCTGCTACCATGGAACAACAGGCGCTGCTGCTCGAGTTTctcatcagcaacaacatctgTACGGACAAGAACTTCGAAATATTTATCGCTGATCCTGACAATCACAAGGATGAAGCGACGCGCATTGTCGATCAGCTGTACATGGTAATTAATGCAGAGATGCAGGAGCTGGATCAACCAGCAGCCAGTGTTGAAACAACTGCACAGCCAAAATACACGGAAACTGAACCAGGTGCGCAGCAGAAAACAACGGAAAGGGAAATGGAAACCGAAAGTGTAGAGCCAACAGCTATCATTGAACCATCAGGTAAATTGTTTCCAATTTTCACACAACGTTTGCAACCTTTGCCACAAAAGTCGACGCGTCGCAAGTTCAATGCGAGTGCCACACGATTGACAGCTGCTGCCAGTGGCGCTGGACAATATCAAATTGATGCAGGACAAAAAGCATTTGGAGCGCGACAGTGTCAGCAGTGTGGCTTAGTCTATACCGTCCATGAGCCAGAGGAGGAGCAGCTCCATCGTGAATATCACAACGCGGTGCATGTGCTGCGCTTTAAAGGTTGGATCGATGAGGACATTGTGGCCGTCTATCCGGAATGGGGTGCCGATGGACGAATTATACGCATCACTGAACAAGCGCCAGCTGCGCGTCTGCAACGACTCTGCGAACTCGTTAAGGTGGTAGACAAAGAGCTGGGCTTTGCCTCGTACATAGTACCAAGGACGTTTGTTGCTTTCTTTGCTGTgcgcaaacaacaaattgtcgGACTTTGCTTGGTGCAGCCATTAGAAAAGGCAAATCGCTTTATACAAGTCGATGGCGTTGACTACTTCAGCGAGGAGACATTCGATTCGAGGTGAGGTAACATTGGGAAAGACACTAAACATGCATTAATATTCCCTTAACTGCACATTACAGCTGCGGTATATCCAGGATTTGGGTGTCGCCATTGCATCGACGTCGGAGAATCGCAAGCCTTCTGTTGCAGGCTGTCCAATTGCACACGGTGCGAGGCTGTGAAATATCCCGtgataaaattgcatttagcaCCCCGACAGACGATGGACGTGCTCTTGCCAGACATTTTACCCAGAATAACAATTTTCTGGCCTATGACCAGTGAAAGGAGTTTTGCcagttgaatttgttttgcagcaaattacaatatttgttgcttttaagTTATTAGGCGCGATTATGTTTTGAGCcaatatgttatattaaatatgtctTCAATTAGAGTTTGATTTGAATATCATTATTAAGCGTTTGGTTTGGATACCCCTAAAATTATGCAGTAGAGACTCGCTTTctgttttgtgtatttgtagaACAGATGAGAAATAGTATTGAACCGCTAACAATTTAAACGTCATAGTAATCTTAGCATTTGCTTTTGTgcgtataatatataaatataaaatacaggCATACATGCGCactcaataattaaattatgtaagtAAGCAACacagaaatataattataaaaaaaaaccgccCAAAAGTAGGCAAATGTATGATTATGtagatatttaaattcattatattttagaaacaattatatatttttaaaacgcaagcaaaaaaaagtttttatcaatgattttaaataaacaactcaaaataaacagaaaaaaacaatctaAGCTTGGACTTTTTAAGATCAATGTAACCAAGCTGATAACCGTGGCGAgggtattttttggtatatttatcgAAATCAAGCTGTATATTTAGAAACTCAGCTTGAGGTCACACTGTTTTGAGCCAGGCTTTGGGcgttgtattattttattttggtaacAACGAtataagcaattaaataaatgtgtagtTTTAAATGCATGCAAAGTGCTCTGTTTTAACATTAAAGTGatacaaatgtaaattgcATTTCGCTCTCATTAAACGCAAATGGTAAGCTTAAGAAAAGTTAAGTTACAAAACGTGAGTTAAGAATGCAACGCCGCCGTTGACGACGCCACGCCCAATAAATGTGATTGAAGTTTGTTAGGGTTGAAAACGGCTAACGCGTCACCATCAAGCGTTTTTcttattgtttacttttggTTGCAGACAATAATACGACGTTGCAAGAACAGCAAGTGCCTAATTGAAAAAGATAATATTAAGTCCAGTGACTGACTCAATTAGTCAACGGCACATTTACTCACTTCACTGTCATTCAATTAATCGTGGGGGACTATGTCCACAATCGAAGACGAGCGCAAAGCGTATGAGAACAATCCATATTTCACTGGACACATTTACGGCAGTTATACGCCGTTTTATGTGACTATTTCCATTTGCACCGTCGTACTTGGCTCGAtaattctattaaatattatcttGGGCTGCTGCTCCAAGCATCGGAAATATTGGCAAGACAGGCACACAGGCAACCGCTGGTTGGTTTCCATTTGGTCCTCGACACCCCATAAGCAATCACCTCTAGACTTCACAGAGTTAAAAGACGCCTCTTACTTTGATCGTTTCCATGTAAGAGTTGATAACAATTGTCTtctaatatatgtatacgaatttacaaattgttttactTCGTTTTTGCAGCCCACAACGCATCAGCAAGTGTTCCCCGACGAAGTTGTAATAAACGTTGACGATTTGGAGCCCATACATCAGTCTCATCCACAACATCAACGCCCACCACGTCCTGAGGGTCGCACATTGCACCAACAGCGTCAACGCGACGAATATCTTGAGCTGCAGAAGCGCGAGAGCGACATCTAAAAGATATCATGGCATTATATTTTCTATCGCCTGCCGTTGCTGCACTGGCACTGTTCGTCATTGGTGTCATCATCGTCATGCTGCGTTGGGGTCCGCGACTCTGCGGACTACGCCATCATGCGCTACCAGACAACCATGATTTGCGAGAAAGGACCTACGAGCATGAGATTAGCTATGCCTAGTCTACTGCCCTAACAAAATGCCAGCACAGCAATGCAGCgaattactttttataaacatttccGTCAACAAactaatcataataataagcaTATATTTTGATTCCCATACTAACAAACTATATTCTATACATATAATTCAATTCGTCCATCTATTTAATCATGTAGTACAAAGTGCCGAAAACATTTAGTTATCGATTATTATTGCATATCATACCTTGAAAGAgcgaaaacaatttaatctGTGCCTTTTTAGATCGAAGCTCATTAAGAAACATATTCCGTCCAAGTGTCTTCTAGCATAAGCATTTTACAATAATCGACAAATACCCTTTTGGTAAACGTCGTGAGCAGAAACCCTAAATGAAATagttattacaaatatatttatattttgcgagcccaataaaataattttgtaactATGCAAACTCTATAcacttgtatttttaaaaacttgtATATCATTTTGTCCAATAAAAACAcgttttaaataaacatatttgtgaagtttttattatttattcaaaaaaaatgttttcattttgtctttggcaatgcaaatttctgagagtattttatatttcttctcAATGGTTAGTAAATCAGAAGCACCCGGACCAGTAATGAAATCATAAGAAGTCATTGATGGAAACTTGATGTCTTCCATCAGATCGGTGATGAACTGCATTCGTTTCTCTTGCTCGCGCTGATTTCTGATCTTTTCttcgttttcatttgaatttttttcgTCACTACTTCCCTTGAcgatgtttttattttcgtccTTCTCAAATGCAGCAGTGAGGGATGGCAACACACAATTTTCCTTTATATCCTCTTCAACTTCTTTAGTAGTAGTCATAGTTAGTTTTAAACCATGCATATTGCAATAATGTTCAATTACTTCAAAACGAAACTTTTCTTCCACCCACCCATTAAAAGTgcgaataaataataagaactTATCGGAACTCAGATCAAAGACAGCAGCAGTGTTAATAAACGAGGATGGGTTGCccataaatttctaaaaataatttgcagttAATTTGTTACATCTAAAATCAATTATGGAATACCAACCATTTTAATAGAGTCAACCAACTCTATATCCTCAATTTCGTGGGCATATTCGAACAAATCTATTGTTGTATCCGGATCCAAACCTTTGGACACTCTTTTCTTTAGTGTATTCAAGCATTTAGTGGTCATGTTAGGGATCATAAATTTCTTGCTCAAGTAGATTAACGACTGTATCGTATCTAATTCGTAGGTATCTAGTTTCTGATTGTCATGCCAATACACATACGAAATGAACTTTTGAAAATCCGGTCCCGATACATCGTCCAATACAATATTGTCGGCCAATTTAGACTCCTCAAATTCGCCCTCAAACATGCGCTCAAATACCGGAGAGACactgtaaatataattacattatttCGATTGTTGTcttaacaatttaatactTGCCTCATAAGCACAAGTTTGTGGCACTTTAACACGATCTTCTCGCCTTCATcaccaaaaacaataaagctGCAATCGGACAAATGTCCACTTTTCAGCAAATATTCCATGCGCTGTTGCGgcctataaataaaaaattatactatattcGTACATCCTTAAGCATACATATGAACTTTGCATAAACATACTTCTGATCCTGCCAgttctttt encodes the following:
- the LOC133841349 gene encoding uncharacterized protein LOC133841349 isoform X2 gives rise to the protein MEKIEKNWQDQKPQQRMEYLLKSGHLSDCSFIVFGDEGEKIVLKCHKLVLMSVSPVFERMFEGEFEESKLADNIVLDDVSGPDFQKFISYVYWHDNQKLDTYELDTIQSLIYLSKKFMIPNMTTKCLNTLKKRVSKGLDPDTTIDLFEYAHEIEDIELVDSIKMKFMGNPSSFINTAAVFDLSSDKFLLFIRTFNGWVEEKFRFEVIEHYCNMHGLKLTMTTTKEVEEDIKENCVLPSLTAAFEKDENKNIVKGKKIRNQREQEKRMQFITDLMEDIKFPSMTSYDFITGPGASDLLTIEKKYKILSEICIAKDKMKTFFLNK
- the LOC133841338 gene encoding N-acetyltransferase eco; the encoded protein is MDTPTGSGRSYGRPTRIATPRRSERKRQLFRSRVSLLDQIEDDSDVEDSMLGLTPLKPRHQRENCVVNKQQQINVRKLFPTMQDKIVIIDSSSSVNSSPETNKENKRSQRTTRGSSTIACTDEQLPHLFTANMCINSSISPRSSKSRGDINTDSDGDRKATESELRTSAAATTSESSPGTDSTSPESKLRKLEKECIPTGAFYSNVKSRAALRIAQGKATSSRLQGTGNGRSASRRSKNISPNSRKTPGINKGVMHKIKKRPRPVPTVLDDILGNLRNEKLRELITTKREERARVEHVHEILRSAKDPIKMAKPLSAISEGDANNNNNNLSALDFSDFTDDEELNEASSSIETEPVIPLIRPVDIPPPLTTSPKSSEVASLSKRKFFKSGRRSSTCMEVRITDHIRASVNQGKIMLVEAPPVKKQRRVHVRSATIFSAEQATVDAILRNLDDTVVDEIVESSPAVAAVTFVPEEPELLIEETIPIQDPANDPYFKYRSQLPYNTSDAATMEQQALLLEFLISNNICTDKNFEIFIADPDNHKDEATRIVDQLYMVINAEMQELDQPAASVETTAQPKYTETEPGAQQKTTEREMETESVEPTAIIEPSGKLFPIFTQRLQPLPQKSTRRKFNASATRLTAAASGAGQYQIDAGQKAFGARQCQQCGLVYTVHEPEEEQLHREYHNAVHVLRFKGWIDEDIVAVYPEWGADGRIIRITEQAPAARLQRLCELVKVVDKELGFASYIVPRTFVAFFAVRKQQIVGLCLVQPLEKANRFIQVDGVDYFSEETFDSSCGISRIWVSPLHRRRRIASLLLQAVQLHTVRGCEISRDKIAFSTPTDDGRALARHFTQNNNFLAYDQ
- the LOC133841349 gene encoding uncharacterized protein LOC133841349 isoform X1, with translation MEKIEKNWQDQKPQQRMEYLLKSGHLSDCSFIVFGDEGEKIVLKCHKLVLMSVSPVFERMFEGEFEESKLADNIVLDDVSGPDFQKFISYVYWHDNQKLDTYELDTIQSLIYLSKKFMIPNMTTKCLNTLKKRVSKGLDPDTTIDLFEYAHEIEDIELVDSIKMKFMGNPSSFINTAAVFDLSSDKFLLFIRTFNGWVEEKFRFEVIEHYCNMHGLKLTMTTTKEVEEDIKENCVLPSLTAAFEKDENKNIVKGSSDEKNSNENEEKIRNQREQEKRMQFITDLMEDIKFPSMTSYDFITGPGASDLLTIEKKYKILSEICIAKDKMKTFFLNK
- the LOC133841356 gene encoding uncharacterized protein LOC133841356 is translated as MALYFLSPAVAALALFVIGVIIVMLRWGPRLCGLRHHALPDNHDLRERTYEHEISYA
- the LOC133841355 gene encoding uncharacterized protein LOC133841355 is translated as MSTIEDERKAYENNPYFTGHIYGSYTPFYVTISICTVVLGSIILLNIILGCCSKHRKYWQDRHTGNRWLVSIWSSTPHKQSPLDFTELKDASYFDRFHPTTHQQVFPDEVVINVDDLEPIHQSHPQHQRPPRPEGRTLHQQRQRDEYLELQKRESDI